In Thermomonas carbonis, a single genomic region encodes these proteins:
- a CDS encoding putative peptide modification system cyclase: MAESQVPTTPQVRTLLLTDLVDSTGLVERIGDTAAADLFRAHDRIVLDLQQRWRGRLIDRSDGLLLIFERPIDGLGFALDYVRGLRELGREHNQPLQARAGLHVGEVLLWENSVDAVQLGAKSLEVEGLAKPLAGRLMALARPGQILLSATAEPLAHRAARELGERGELLVWKSYGRWRFKGVPEAQEIYEVGEPGLAPLRMPSHTPKAWRDLPLWRRPVALAAETMLLGCLLVGGWFITRPQPAIAFGERDWVVVGDLRNLTGDPRLDDSLEQAFRISLEQSRYVNVLSDLKMRETMQRMQRPDDAKVDRASGSEIALRDGARALLLPTVAEVGGRLRVSAEVVDPRTQTTVYAVSADGKGIESALGSIDDVTDQLREQLGEAMQNVEKTSVPLPNVATPSLDALKAFAVARNVVATTRDREQALGLYRRALQLDPQFALAYADMADLYSSLDNVAKATEARRKALTIPQRLSLQERARIDLLLTQHSSPMAYLREAEQYLALYPDDYRLRGRLGTNQWHQLNDFKRMEATIRGAMKPQAENLEARRYALATALLGQERYEEALAEFRRSRAGGFSGFGVMYARAYDARGEHAQSDNVYMSGTNGRDGWKHDAAVVTWIDRGQWQKSADAADAWLKDAIGANDVLEALRARAAIASVAVVTNNPEARRLIWRLLEAVDADAAAADAIYPPTSTEMRLYAGLLSAQLDDAVGVEDALRVTQSSSVPRDYPTVGQLQQVVMAEQERLAGKPQAAVMRLRPIAKRDDALVAAHWGLMRAEQATGNAEGMQVHGKWLATRRGRVFTEATTTEVLRFFNVAVSREALLSNAEPTANPLAAPAARGATQSAGKPH, from the coding sequence ATGGCGGAGTCGCAGGTCCCCACCACGCCGCAGGTGCGCACCCTGCTGCTCACCGACCTGGTCGATTCGACCGGGCTGGTGGAGCGCATCGGTGACACCGCCGCGGCGGACCTGTTCCGTGCCCACGACCGCATCGTGCTGGACCTGCAGCAACGCTGGCGCGGCCGCCTGATCGACCGCAGCGACGGCCTGTTGCTGATCTTCGAGCGGCCGATCGATGGCCTCGGTTTCGCCCTGGACTACGTGCGCGGCCTGCGCGAATTGGGCCGCGAGCACAATCAGCCGTTGCAGGCGCGCGCCGGCTTGCACGTCGGCGAAGTGCTGCTCTGGGAAAACAGCGTGGACGCGGTGCAGCTTGGCGCCAAGTCGCTGGAGGTCGAGGGCCTGGCCAAGCCGCTGGCCGGGCGCTTGATGGCACTGGCCCGGCCCGGGCAGATCCTGCTGTCCGCTACCGCCGAACCGCTCGCGCATCGCGCCGCGCGTGAACTCGGCGAACGCGGCGAACTGCTGGTATGGAAGTCTTACGGTCGCTGGCGCTTCAAGGGCGTGCCGGAAGCACAGGAAATCTACGAGGTCGGCGAGCCCGGGCTTGCGCCTCTGCGCATGCCATCGCACACGCCCAAGGCCTGGCGCGACCTGCCGCTATGGCGGCGGCCGGTGGCGCTGGCCGCGGAGACCATGCTGCTGGGCTGCCTGCTGGTCGGCGGCTGGTTCATCACTCGGCCGCAACCCGCGATCGCATTCGGCGAACGCGACTGGGTGGTGGTCGGCGACCTGCGCAACCTCACCGGCGACCCGCGACTGGACGACTCGCTGGAGCAGGCGTTCCGGATCAGCCTGGAACAGTCGCGCTACGTCAACGTGCTCAGCGACCTGAAGATGCGCGAGACCATGCAGCGCATGCAGCGGCCCGACGACGCCAAGGTCGATCGCGCCAGCGGCTCCGAGATCGCCCTGCGCGACGGCGCGCGCGCGCTGCTGCTGCCCACCGTGGCCGAAGTCGGAGGCCGCCTGCGGGTGAGCGCGGAAGTGGTCGACCCCCGCACCCAGACCACCGTGTACGCGGTGTCCGCCGACGGCAAGGGCATCGAATCCGCGCTGGGTTCGATCGACGACGTCACCGACCAGTTGCGCGAGCAGCTCGGCGAGGCGATGCAGAACGTGGAGAAGACCTCGGTACCGCTGCCGAACGTGGCCACGCCGAGCCTGGACGCGTTGAAGGCGTTTGCGGTGGCGCGTAATGTGGTGGCGACCACCCGCGATCGCGAGCAGGCGCTTGGCCTGTATCGGCGCGCGCTGCAACTGGATCCGCAGTTTGCGCTGGCCTATGCCGACATGGCCGACTTGTATTCGAGCCTGGACAACGTTGCGAAGGCAACCGAGGCTAGACGCAAGGCACTAACGATCCCGCAGCGGCTTTCCCTGCAGGAGCGGGCGAGGATCGACCTGCTTCTGACCCAGCATTCATCGCCAATGGCGTACCTGCGCGAAGCAGAGCAGTACCTCGCGCTGTATCCGGATGATTACCGGTTGCGGGGACGTCTGGGTACCAACCAATGGCACCAGCTCAACGACTTCAAGCGCATGGAGGCTACGATACGCGGCGCCATGAAACCGCAGGCGGAAAATCTCGAAGCCCGTCGCTACGCTTTGGCGACTGCATTGCTCGGCCAGGAACGCTACGAAGAAGCGCTTGCGGAATTCCGGCGTTCGCGGGCTGGCGGGTTCAGCGGATTCGGTGTGATGTATGCGCGCGCTTACGACGCGCGCGGCGAGCATGCGCAATCCGACAATGTCTACATGAGTGGCACCAACGGAAGGGACGGCTGGAAACACGATGCCGCCGTGGTGACCTGGATCGATCGCGGGCAATGGCAGAAATCGGCCGATGCCGCCGATGCGTGGCTGAAGGATGCGATTGGCGCGAACGATGTGCTCGAAGCGCTGCGCGCGCGCGCCGCCATCGCGAGTGTTGCGGTCGTGACCAACAACCCCGAAGCACGCCGTCTGATTTGGCGGCTACTGGAGGCGGTCGATGCCGATGCGGCTGCGGCCGATGCGATCTATCCGCCGACATCGACCGAGATGCGCCTGTATGCCGGCCTGCTGTCGGCGCAGCTTGACGATGCCGTTGGTGTGGAGGACGCCTTGCGTGTCACGCAGTCAAGCAGCGTGCCTCGCGACTATCCGACCGTCGGCCAGCTTCAGCAGGTCGTGATGGCCGAGCAAGAGCGGCTTGCCGGCAAGCCGCAGGCGGCCGTGATGCGTCTGCGTCCCATCGCCAAGCGCGACGATGCGCTCGTCGCGGCCCATTGGGGGTTGATGCGTGCAGAGCAGGCGACTGGTAATGCAGAAGGCATGCAGGTGCATGGGAAGTGGTTGGCGACGCGTCGGGGACGTGTGTTCACGGAAGCCACAACCACGGAAGTGTTGCGCTTCTTCAACGTCGCGGTGTCGCGGGAGGCCTTGCTGTCGAATGCCGAACCAACCGCCAACCCTCTGGCAGCACCTGCTGCCAGAGGGGCGACGCAGTCAGCGGGCAAGCCGCATTAG
- a CDS encoding GGDEF domain-containing protein produces the protein MAESVAAQVHDDDSRRDVDDPTASVLIASEYALFAQVGRARRIDAGTPLFRRGDLGTSMFVIASGAIELDFGEDLVAKRLGPREFFGELGLLIGDHARSADATMVEDGVLLELGRHEFDLLAQRDPQLLSHFLRRAIMRVVYNEQGLIARLRRRNQELQMALDTLRATAHRLNQTEVLTRTDELTGLTNRRGFALHVDQRRRSQGLGGQSLVLIDCDRFKAINDAHGHLAGDRVLQSVANLLRAVSGPDDIACRLGGDEFCLLVAGRQSQDVARMANYIAASARTLRQMQSVPPQITTLSIGACVIADAAHDWEHWYGQADTALYRAKRLGGDRVEWQD, from the coding sequence GTGGCGGAAAGTGTGGCAGCGCAGGTGCACGACGACGACAGCCGGCGGGACGTGGACGATCCCACGGCCTCGGTGCTGATCGCCAGCGAGTACGCGCTGTTCGCGCAGGTCGGGCGTGCCCGCCGGATCGATGCCGGCACGCCGCTCTTCCGCCGCGGCGACCTCGGCACCAGCATGTTCGTGATCGCCAGTGGTGCGATCGAACTCGACTTCGGCGAAGACCTGGTGGCCAAGCGGCTCGGACCGCGCGAATTCTTCGGCGAACTCGGCCTGCTGATCGGCGACCACGCGCGCAGCGCCGACGCGACCATGGTCGAGGACGGGGTGTTGCTGGAACTGGGCCGCCACGAATTCGACCTGCTCGCCCAGCGCGACCCGCAACTGCTCTCGCATTTCCTGCGCCGCGCGATCATGCGCGTGGTCTACAACGAACAGGGCTTGATCGCACGCCTGCGCCGGCGCAATCAGGAACTGCAGATGGCGCTGGATACGCTGCGCGCCACCGCGCACAGATTGAACCAGACCGAGGTGCTGACCCGCACCGACGAACTCACCGGACTGACCAACCGCCGCGGCTTTGCCCTGCACGTCGACCAGCGCCGGCGCAGCCAGGGACTGGGCGGACAGAGTCTGGTGCTGATCGACTGCGACCGCTTCAAGGCGATCAACGACGCCCATGGCCACCTGGCCGGGGATCGCGTGCTGCAGAGCGTGGCCAACCTGCTGCGGGCGGTGTCCGGGCCGGACGACATCGCCTGCCGGCTGGGCGGCGATGAATTCTGCCTGCTGGTGGCCGGCCGACAGTCGCAGGACGTGGCGCGGATGGCCAACTACATCGCCGCCAGCGCGCGCACCCTGCGGCAGATGCAGAGCGTGCCGCCGCAGATCACCACCCTGAGCATCGGCGCCTGCGTGATCGCCGACGCCGCGCACGACTGGGAACACTGGTACGGGCAGGCCGACACCGCGCTGTATCGCGCGAAACGCCTGGGCGGCGACCGCGTGGAGTGGCAGGACTAG
- a CDS encoding NHLP-related RiPP peptide codes for MTQDGPPGLPPRIAKLLLDKLETDDAFREAFAKAPGQALRSIGHADAAPCMALKAGQTLASPAQIKAQRSKLEEVMTGIQGMDCALASQEN; via the coding sequence ATGACTCAGGACGGTCCGCCCGGCTTGCCGCCGCGCATCGCAAAGCTGTTGCTCGACAAGCTGGAAACCGACGACGCCTTCCGCGAAGCCTTCGCCAAGGCACCGGGACAGGCGCTGCGCTCGATCGGCCACGCCGATGCCGCGCCGTGCATGGCGTTGAAGGCAGGTCAGACGCTGGCGTCGCCGGCGCAGATCAAGGCGCAGCGCAGCAAGCTGGAGGAAGTGATGACAGGCATCCAGGGGATGGACTGCGCCTTGGCGTCACAAGAGAACTAA